From Hermetia illucens chromosome 6, iHerIll2.2.curated.20191125, whole genome shotgun sequence, one genomic window encodes:
- the LOC119659469 gene encoding ubiquitin carboxyl-terminal hydrolase 8 isoform X3, which translates to MVIFGGIKIKFPHPNFVSPLKKGRGLTGLKNLGNTCYMNSIMQCLSNTTALVEYFVTHSYRKHINRSNKTQGRIVEEVAALIKVLWNGQYKYISSKDLRYIVGQYQQIFRGIEQQDSHEFLTILMDWLHSDLQTLKIADSPRTNLPASQKAWLEFTKSRESLILRLFYGQIKSTVKCMQCSKESATYECFSNLSLELPQNANRCDLSDCLDMYFNGEKIRGWNCPSCKDKRDAIKKLDISKLPPILVVHFKRFYADSDGLGSTYKKKQSFVNFPLINLNMNSYVARSELRTGGSKMYHLYAVSNHYGSMEGGHYTAFCKSSVYGKWFKFDDQSVSAIDSSEVVSSAAYILFYSCLPEAPQSDVI; encoded by the exons GGTCGTGGACTAACCGGTTTGAAGAATTTAGGTAATACATGCTACATGAATAGTATCATGCAGTGCTTGAGCAACACCACCGCCCTAGTCGAATACTTTGTCACACATTCCTACCGCAAACATATAAATCGATCGAACAAAACCCAGGGCCGGATAGTCGAGGAAGTTGCGGCTCTAATCAAAGTTCTTTGGAACGGTCAATATAAATACATAAGTAGCAAAGATTTAAGG TACATTGTCGGCCAATATCAGCAAATATTTCGTGGCATCGAACAACAAGACTCACACGAATTCCTAACAATTCTTATGGATTGGCTACACTCGGATTTGCAGACCTTGAAGATAGCCGACTCACCACGCACTAACTTGCCTGCGTCGCAAAAGGCATGGCTTGAGTTTACGAAATCGCGAGAAAGTCTCATTTTACGATTATTCTATGGCCAGATTAAAAGTACGGTCAAGTGCATGCAATGCAGCAAGGAGAGTGCAACGTACGAATGCTTTTCGAATCTAAGTTTAGAATTGCCACAAAATGCGAATCGATGTGATTTAAGCGACTGCTTGGATATGTATTTCAATGGCGAGAAGATACGCGGGTGGAACTGTCCTAGTTGTAAGGATAAACGTGATGCCATTAAGAAATTGGATATATCCAAGTTGCCACCAATTTTAGTGGTGCACTTTAAAAG GTTTTATGCCGACTCCGACGGCCTGGGAAGTACGTACAAAAAGAAACAGAGTTTCGTCAACTTCCCGCTTATCAACCTCAACATGAACTCGTATGTTGCCCGATCCGAGTTGAGGACGGGCGGTAGTAAAATGTACCACCTCTACGCTGTCTCGAATCATTACGGGTCCATGGAAGGGGGTCACTACACTGCCTTCTGCAAAAGCAGTGTCTATGGAAA GTGGTTCAAATTCGACGACCAATCGGTGTCTGCAATCGATAGTTCCGAGGTAGTCTCAAGTGCGGCTTACATTCTGTTCTATTCATGCTTGCCGGAGGCGCCGCAGTCCGACGTTATTTAG
- the LOC119659469 gene encoding ubiquitin carboxyl-terminal hydrolase 8 isoform X2, translating into MPQNMQIQVKKKDSLHKLSLIIRAIIAFKNGRGLTGLKNLGNTCYMNSIMQCLSNTTALVEYFVTHSYRKHINRSNKTQGRIVEEVAALIKVLWNGQYKYISSKDLRYIVGQYQQIFRGIEQQDSHEFLTILMDWLHSDLQTLKIADSPRTNLPASQKAWLEFTKSRESLILRLFYGQIKSTVKCMQCSKESATYECFSNLSLELPQNANRCDLSDCLDMYFNGEKIRGWNCPSCKDKRDAIKKLDISKLPPILVVHFKRFYADSDGLGSTYKKKQSFVNFPLINLNMNSYVARSELRTGGSKMYHLYAVSNHYGSMEGGHYTAFCKSSVYGKWFKFDDQSVSAIDSSEVVSSAAYILFYSCLPEAPQSDVI; encoded by the exons GGTCGTGGACTAACCGGTTTGAAGAATTTAGGTAATACATGCTACATGAATAGTATCATGCAGTGCTTGAGCAACACCACCGCCCTAGTCGAATACTTTGTCACACATTCCTACCGCAAACATATAAATCGATCGAACAAAACCCAGGGCCGGATAGTCGAGGAAGTTGCGGCTCTAATCAAAGTTCTTTGGAACGGTCAATATAAATACATAAGTAGCAAAGATTTAAGG TACATTGTCGGCCAATATCAGCAAATATTTCGTGGCATCGAACAACAAGACTCACACGAATTCCTAACAATTCTTATGGATTGGCTACACTCGGATTTGCAGACCTTGAAGATAGCCGACTCACCACGCACTAACTTGCCTGCGTCGCAAAAGGCATGGCTTGAGTTTACGAAATCGCGAGAAAGTCTCATTTTACGATTATTCTATGGCCAGATTAAAAGTACGGTCAAGTGCATGCAATGCAGCAAGGAGAGTGCAACGTACGAATGCTTTTCGAATCTAAGTTTAGAATTGCCACAAAATGCGAATCGATGTGATTTAAGCGACTGCTTGGATATGTATTTCAATGGCGAGAAGATACGCGGGTGGAACTGTCCTAGTTGTAAGGATAAACGTGATGCCATTAAGAAATTGGATATATCCAAGTTGCCACCAATTTTAGTGGTGCACTTTAAAAG GTTTTATGCCGACTCCGACGGCCTGGGAAGTACGTACAAAAAGAAACAGAGTTTCGTCAACTTCCCGCTTATCAACCTCAACATGAACTCGTATGTTGCCCGATCCGAGTTGAGGACGGGCGGTAGTAAAATGTACCACCTCTACGCTGTCTCGAATCATTACGGGTCCATGGAAGGGGGTCACTACACTGCCTTCTGCAAAAGCAGTGTCTATGGAAA GTGGTTCAAATTCGACGACCAATCGGTGTCTGCAATCGATAGTTCCGAGGTAGTCTCAAGTGCGGCTTACATTCTGTTCTATTCATGCTTGCCGGAGGCGCCGCAGTCCGACGTTATTTAG